In Lycium ferocissimum isolate CSIRO_LF1 chromosome 11, AGI_CSIRO_Lferr_CH_V1, whole genome shotgun sequence, a single genomic region encodes these proteins:
- the LOC132037352 gene encoding phytoene synthase 2, chloroplastic-like, with the protein MSVALAQVNVSPCEVSNGAGFLESVREGNRIFGSSRHRNSRFSCLGGSRTKNGRNFSVRSAIVVTPAGEMTTMTSEQKVYDVVLKQAALVKRQLRSTDELEVKPDIPIPGNLSLLSEAYDRCSEVCAEYAKTFYLGTMLMTPERRKAIWAIYVWCRRTDELVDGPNASHITPQALDRWEDRLEDVFNGRPFDMLDAALSDTVSNFPVDIQPFRDMIEGMRMDLRKSRYRNFDELYLYCYYVAGTVGLMSVPIMGIDPESKATTESVYNAALALGIANQLTNILRDVGEDARRGRVYLPQDELAQAGLSDEDIFAGRVTDKWRIFMKKQIHRARKFFDEAEKGVTELSGASRWPVWASLLLYRKILDEIEANDYNNFTRRAYVSKPKKFIALPIAYAKSLVPPTSTRTLSPLS; encoded by the exons ATGTCTGTTGCCTTGGCACAGGTTAATGTATCTCCTTGTGAGGTCTCAAATGGGGCAGGATTCTTGGAATCCGTCCGGGAGGGAAACCGGATTTTTGGTTCATCGAGGCATAGGAATTCAAGATTTTCTTGCTTAGGAGGATCAAGAACTAAAAATGGACGGAATTTTTCTGTACGGTCTGCTATAGTGGTTACTCCTGCTGGAGAAATGACGACGATGACATCGGAACAAAAGGTATATGATGTGGTTTTGAAGCAGGCAGCCTTGGTGAAGAGGCAGCTGAGATCTACCGATGAGTTAGAAGTGAAGCCGGACATACCTATTCCGGGAAATTTGAGCTTGTTGAGTGAAGCATATGATCGGTGTAGTGAAGTATGTGCAGAGTACGCAAAGACGTTTTACTTAG GAACTATGCTAATGACTCCAGAGAGAAGAAAGGCTATCTGGGCAATATATG TATGGTGCAGAAGAACAGATGAACTTGTTGATGGCCCAAATGCATCACATATTACTCCACAAGCCTTAGATAGATGGGAAGACAGGCTAGAAGATGTTTTCAATGGGCGGCCATTTGACATGCTCGATGCTGCTTTGTCCGATACAGTTTCCAACTTTCCAGTCGATATTCAG CCGTTCAGAGATATGATTGAAGGGATGCGTATGGACTTGAGGAAGTCGAGATACAGAAACTTTGACGAGCTGTATCTCTATTGTTATTATGTTGCTGGTACGGTTGGGTTGATGAGTGTTCCAATTATGGGTATCGATCCTGAATCAAAGGCAACAACGGAGAGTGTATATAATGCTGCTTTGGCTTTGGGGATCGCAAATCAGCTAACCAACATACTCAGAGATGTTGGAGAAGA TGCCAGAAGAGGAAGAGTCTACTTGCCTCAAGATGAATTAGCACAGGCAGGTCTCTCCGACGAAGACATATTTGCTGGAAGAGTGACCGATAAATGGAGAATCTTCATGAAGAAGCAAATCCATAGAGCAAGAAAGTTCTTTGATGAGGCAGAGAAAGGAGTGACAGAATTGAGCGGAGCTAGTAGATGGCCT GTGTGGGCATCATTGCTCTTGTACCGCAAGATTCTCGATGAAATTGAAGCCAATGACTACAACAACTTCACACGGAGAGCTTATGTGAGCAAACCAAAGAAGTTTATTGCATTACCCATTGCATATGCAAAATCTCTTGTGCCTCCTACAAGTACAAGAACTCTGTCTCCTCTAAGCTAA